The Montipora capricornis isolate CH-2021 chromosome 1, ASM3666992v2, whole genome shotgun sequence genome contains a region encoding:
- the LOC138052604 gene encoding uncharacterized protein — protein MSSIITLLLKVTVGFLVDKTRACAVEKLRDGDVADQEIRKIIAREIEEVKSKLDALSRKDLLAAIDAFETGVMYLNEAMDLETDAATRSRQRADEPQLKDVVSWPTFPAPVKSIVLTAGMRNMKLMGFIGEARGVLSQGKERFKMAREEATKAFNNESLSTLDRIIAIRYRVIAAILESAVEILRASTESLSVKSVLKGVLPECEQCLRKLHCLPEVKNNFKVELKKGLLNIRGRFKKKDRREIIAAVWLVNRAINDILLATGESIDICRYPTVDIKDETIDPQRDGRVAKVLQKLGIDYRCFARLFGEDGKDDHKLKKPTGIATNADGEFLVADNHETVKVFDNSGKIIYNFYPHVQTDDASAELLAVATDESNNTYVLVLLCGDRQEVQVFNRTELLMKFHVKGEKYARELTVGNGKVLVLAHNVVHVYDLKGIHEHSLGRGIIRNAADIAVGPGGQIFVLELSVQNVCMVFNEDGVKTHEFAVRIGWPCGLAFHPLGEYVLLVGVDLCRHRLTVEMYTKDGEFYRKIMLRKIILHEKEVNDFPPPSVAISKEGRLAVTYKNKGVGAMVIVL, from the coding sequence ATGTCGTCAATAATAACCTTGTTACTTAAGGTCACTGTTGGCTTCTTGGTCGACAAGACCAGAGCTTGCGCAGTGGAAAAGTTGAGAGATGGGGATGTGGCTGATCAGGAAATTCGAAAGATAATCGCACGGGAAATTGAAGAGGTCAAGTCAAAACTGGATGCGTTATCAAGAAAGGATCTTCTCGCAGCAATAGATGCATTTGAAACAGGCGTTATGTATCTGAACGAAGCAATGGACTTAGAGACTGATGCAGCAACAAGGTCAAGACAGAGAGCAGACGAACCGCAGTTAAAAGATGTAGTGAGCTGGCCGACTTTTCCCGCTCCTGTCAAATCGATAGTTCTCACTGCTGGAATGAGAAATATGAAGCTGATGGGGTTTATAGGAGAAGCCAGGGGAGTGCTATCTCAAGGAAAAGAGAGATTCAAAATGGCTCGTGAAGAAGCAACCAAAGCCTTTAACAATGAATCTCTCAGTACCCTTGACCGCATTATTGCTATTCGTTATCGAGTGATTGCGGCAATCCTAGAGTCAGCTGTAGAAATCCTGAGGGCCTCAACGGAATCTTTATCAGTGAAGAGTGTCCTGAAAGGTGTATTACCAGAGTGCGAACAATGTCTTCGGAAACTTCACTGTCTGCCAGAGGTTAAGAACAACTTTAAAGTGGAGTTGAAGAAAGGTCTTCTTAACATCAGGGgtcgatttaaaaaaaaagatcgaAGAGAAATTATTGCAGCTGTTTGGCTGGTAAATCGCGCAATTAACGATATACTGCTAGCAACTGGTGAAAGCATAGATATTTGCCGCTATCCTACTGTTGACATCAAAGATGAGACAATTGATCCACAAAGGGATGGACGCGTTGCCAAAGTTTTACAAAAACTTGGCATTGACTATAGATGTTTTGCACGGTTATTTGGTGAGGACGGCAAAGATGATCACAAGCTGAAGAAACCCACTGGAATTGCAACAAATGCAGATGGAGAATTTCTTGTAGCAGACAATCATGAAACTGTCAAGGTTTTTGATAACAGTgggaaaattatttacaacttTTATCCACATGTGCAAACTGATGACGCTAGTGCAGAGTTGCTTGCTGTAGCTACTGATGAGAGTAACAATACCTATGTTCTGGTTCTACTCTGTGGGGATAGACAGGAAGTTCAAGTTTTCAACAGAACTGAGCTGCTCATGAAGTTTCACGTGAAGGGGGAAAAATATGCTAGAGAACTGACAGTCGGCAATGGCAAAGTGCTGGTATTAGCACATAATGTGGTCCATGTGTACGACCTTAAAGGAATACATGAACATAGCTTGGGAAGAGGGATAATACGTAATGCAGCAGATATTGCTGTTGGACCTGGTGGACAGATCTTTGTGCTGGAATTAAGCGTTCAAAATGTCTGCATGGTATTCAACGAGGATGGTGTAAAAACGCATGAGTTTGCAGTCCGCATTGGGTGGCCTTGTGGTTTGGCTTTTCATCCATTGGGTGAATACGTCCTTCTTGTGGGAGTTGATCTTTGTAGACACAGACTGACAGTGGAAATGTACACTAAAGATGGCGAGTTTTATCGAAAAATTATGCTCCGGAAAATTATACTCCATGAAAAGGAAGTGAACGACTTTCCACCACCTTCAGTTGCAATTAGTAAAGAAGGTCGCTTAGCTGTAACCTACAAAAATAAGGGCGTTGGTGCAATGGTAATTGTTCTGTaa